The Deltaproteobacteria bacterium region CGTGTTTGTAGGGAGGCCGTCTAGGCGACGGTGAATAAAGCAGAATGCCGCATCGTCGTCTTCAGCAAAAGATTTATGTTCTTCGAGAGGAGGTTGCCATGAGCAACAGAAGTAGAACGATCGAACACGTCCTGAGCGTCGGGTTTGCCGCCGCACTCTGTCTCGCCGGTGTGCATTCGGTCTCGGCGCTGCCCGGCGGCGGTTCCATACCTTTTGGTGGCGAATGGCGGGGGATCACGCGCGTGACAGGGAAGGTGATGTGCTCTCCCTGCTCACTGAAAGATATGACCAATGTGCCTCCGGAACAGCAACACGGGCTGTACGAGTTCAAGCATAAAGACCAACCGGCAGTTTTTGCCGTGACTGCCATTGGGGATTTCAACGGTGGTCGAGACCCGAGCCAAGAAGCGTACTGGCGCTCGGTGACCGGTCTCAGCCGCCAAGTGTCCGTGCGTGTGGAAGACAGCCTGTGGCAGCAACTCGTGGCTGAGAACAATAGAAAGAAATCCCTCCAACTCAACTGCGTTTTGCGCAGCACCGGCACCCTCGATATCGCCGAAGCCACCTTCCTTGAGTAATACCCAACGCGCCCCATTCCTCTGCCGCGCTTCGAATTCTTGGAATTCTTGATTGTTCGCCGGGAAATGCTCCGGCGTGAGCATCGCGTGCAGGTGTGGTAGCATACCCGCACTTTTTCGTACTCAGGAGGAGCCGATGGCGGAGAATGCGTATGCAAACGCCCTCCAGCAATTTGATCGAGCGGTCAGCTATTTGAATCTGAAGTCCGGTATCGTCGCGTATTTGCGCGTGCCGAAGCGAGAATTAACCGTTAATTTTCCTGTGGAGATGCAAGACGGATCGGTGCGGATTTTTACCGGCTACCGCGTGCATCACAATACCGCGCTGGGACCGACGAAGGGCGGTATCCGTTATCACTCTCACGTGACGTTGGATGAGGTGCGCGCCTTAGCCATGTGGATGACGTGGAAGTGCGCGGTCGTGGGCATCCCGTACGGTGGCGCGAAAGGCGCGGTTATTTGCGACCCGAAGGCGCTCTCGCTACGCGAGCTGGAAAAACTGACCCGTCGCTATGCCACCGAGATCAGCGTGTTGATGAATCCGCAAGGCGACATTCCAGCTTCGGACGTTGGTACCGGTGAGAGGGAAATGGCTTGGATCATGGACACCTACTCCATGCATCGCGGGTATTCCATCCCTGCGGTGGTGACGGGCAAGCCCCTCGTCATCGGTGGGTCGTTCGGGCGCAGTGAAGCTACTGGACGTGGCGTCATGGTGACGACTATCGAGGCACTGAAACGAAAAAATATCGTGCTCGACGGTGCTCGTGTCGTTGTCCAAGGGTTTGGCAAAGTCGGCGCTCCGGCAGCGTATTTGACCGAGGAGCGCGGCGCGAAGATTATCGCCGTCAGCGATGTCCAAGGGGGGATTTACAACGCGAAAGGTCTCAAGGCGCGGGAGGTCCTGAAATACATGACTGCCCACGGGTCCATAGCCGGGTATGCAGAAGCCGAGCCGCTCACCAATGCCGAGTTGCTGGAGCTTGATTGCGAAGTGTTGATGCCCTGCGCCATGGAAAATCAGGTGACTGCCGCCAATGCCGGGCGGGTACGTGCCAAAGTCATTGCCGAAGGAGCGAACGGCCCGCTGACTCCCGAGGCTGATGACATTCTCAACGACAAGGGCGTGTTTATTATCCCGGATATCCTGTGTAATGCCGGAGGAGTGACGGTTTCCTATTTCGAGTGGGTGCAAGACTTGCAGTCGTTCTTTTGGGGAGAAGACGAAATCAACGAGCGGCTCAGGCAAATTTTGGTGCGCAGCTTCAATCAGGTGCTGCGCGTTGGGTACGAGTATAATGTCCCCCCTCGCATAGCAGCACAGATTTACGCGATCCAACGCGTGGCCGAAGCAGTGATGATTCGCGGGATTTATCCTTGAGGGCTACCGGGCTGAAGCGGAGTCGCTTCGGCCCCAACGAGACTACTCTTTCTTGTCCAACCCCGCTGCTGCCAGGTCGGCAACGATCACTTGCAGCAATTGGTCCGGATGGAGATAGGTCTTCGCCACGGCTTGGATCTTCTCGATGGTCACTTGTCCCATCAGCTCGGCGTAGCGGTCAGGATAATCCAGCCCCAGAGCATAGAATTCGAGCACCGGAAGCAGGTTGGCTACGTCGCGGTTCGAGACCAAACGCAGCGGAAAGCCGTTGACGAAATAGGCTCTCGCGGCCTCTAACTCTTCTTGGGTCAACCCTTGGCTGATCAGCTGACGCAGCACTTGGAGGGATTCGTCCACGGCTTGGGTGGTGCTCGCGTTCTTGGTCTGAAACGAAATCATGAAGGGACCGGCATGTTTGCGTGCGACGAAGGTGCTCCCGATATGATAGACGAGTCCGAGTTCTTCGCGAATCCGTTTCATGAGGCGCGACTCGGTACCGCGTGCCCCAAGAATGTAGTTCACGAGTTGAATGGCGTAATAGTCCGGGTTGGAACGTGCGATGGCGGGATGACCGAGAATGATATTCGCTTGGCTCACTTTTTTATCGATTGTGAGACGGGCCGCGCTCGCCTGCGGGTCCGTCGGCCAAGCGATGTCTGTGATCGGCGCTTGTTTCCAGGCAGCTAAATGCTTCTGTAACAGCGCTGTGGCTTGCGCTGTCGAGACATCGCCCGCCAAGGCAATGATGGCATTATTCGGGCGATAATACTCCTGATGGAATTTCTTGACATTGGCTTGTATCAATGTAGCCAGGGTTGACGGTTGTCCTTCAACCAACCGTCCGTACGGATGCCCAGCATAGAGCTTGGCGAGAAAGGCGCGCTGCGCGACCCAGCCCGGTTGTTCTTCGCGGCTTCTGAGGTCGCCTTCAATCTCTTTCCGTTTGAGTGCGAGTTCGCTCGGAGGAAAGGTCGGTTCGAGTAGTACCTCCGCAAGCAAATCGAGCGCCGGCTCTAGATTCTTCGTGAGGCTGGTGAGCGCGATCGTGGTGGTCTCGTTATCCGTCTCGACGCTCAAGGACGCACCGAGAAAATCGAGGTCTTCGGCCAGGGTTTGCGCGGTGTGCTTCTTGGTCCCGCGGGTGAGCAGTTCCGCCGTCAGGTTCGCGACTCCTTCTTTTCCGGCAGGGTCCGCCGCTGCTCCGGTTTTCAGGGTGATACTCATGACGGCCATGGGAATCCCTGGGCGCTCGGCGACCAGGAGGATGGCGCCGTTGTCCAGCGTCGAACGCGAGCCAAGGGGTGCGGCGTGAGCCGTGGTAGTGCAGACAGAGAAGAGGGCAACGATCGCGATAAGCCAGGTTTTCATGACGGGGTGAACTCCGCTCTTGTTCCGGTTGAAGACCTTAGTGGACGGCGCGGGTGCCGAGTGCTGTTGGGGAGCTTTCTCGCACTGGCGCACCTTCCGGCAAAAGCAGACCTACGGTGCGGTTCTCTTCGCGCAGATAGGTTTGCGCGACGCGCTGGATATCTGCGGCTGTGACCGCACGGATGCCGGGGATGACTTTGTCGATCAATTTCCAATCGCCGAGCAAGGCGTACTGGCCGAGTTGCTGGGCGCGGTAGAACAGCGAATCTTGGCCATAGATGAAAGAGGCTTCCACGAGGTTCTGCGCGCGTTGGAGTTCTTTCTCTCCTACCAGTGTCGTTTTCGCTTTCTCGACCTCCTGGTAGAGCGCTGCCTCAGCCTCTTGCCATTTTTTCCCCGGCGCGATGCGCATGGAGAGAAAGAACAGAGCCGGATCGAGCGAGGTGCGGCCGTAGTCGGCATCTGCGGACAAGGCCAGCGCTTTGTGCTCGACCAACGAGAGTTGCAAACGTGAACTGCGTCCACCGGCGAGGATGATGGAGAGCATAGAGAGCGGGAAACTGTCCGCGTGCTCGAAATTTGGGGTGTGATATGCCGCCATGTAGATGGGAAGCGAGGCTGGGCGTTTGAGGACGACCCGGCGCTCTCCGCGTTGTGGCGGCTCCTTCGCCGAGACTGGCGGCGGCGGGGTATTCGTTTGTGCCTTACCGAATTCTGCGCGGACTTTCGGCAGGAGAGTTTCCGGGGAAACATCGCCAGCGATGACGAGAATCGCGTTGTTCGGCGCATAATAGATCTGGCGATACTTTTGTACGTCGTCGAGCGTCATCGCTTCGAGATCGTTCATCCACCCGACCGTCGGCCAACCGTAGGGGTGCGCGGTGTAGGCAGCCGCACTTAACTGTTCGAGCAAATCCGAGCCCGGGTCGTCGGTCGTGCGCATGCGGCGTTCTTCCATGACGATTTTGCGTTCCGCCTGAAAGCCGGTTTCGTCGAGGTTGAGGTTGACCAGGCGGTCAGCTTCTAGTGACAAGAGAAGTTCGATATGAGGTGCCGCGCTATTCTCGAAATAGACGGTTTGGTCGTCGGAGGTGAAGGCGTTATCCGTTCCGCCGGTGGCCTGGACCAGCTTAGAGAACTCGCCTGGTCCATATTTGGGGGTGCCGCGGAACATCAAGTGTTCGAGGAGGTGGGAGATCCCGGTGATGCCGAGCCGTTCGTTACGCGAGCCGACTTTATACCAGACCTGGAGGGAGACCGCCGGAGCGCGATGATCCTCTAAGATGAGCACGGTGAGGCCATTCGGCAGTAGCTCTTCTGTCACGAGCCAGCCTTGTTCTGTTCGTGTGGCTGCTGCGGCTGCCAATGCTGCCGTACCTAAGTGGAGGAGAAAAGCGCAGAGAACAAAGAGGAGAAAAAGCCAACCGGGAAAACGACGCCGCACTTGGATCATGAAGGGAACCTCGTTCGAGTTGAGGAAATGGGCGAGAGGCGAAAATGTGAAGGACGTGAGGGACGTGAAGGAGGCGAAGCATGTGACATGAGAAGAGGCGGCCACTGTCGAAGGGGGCGGGAAAGCCTTGTGGTCGCGAGGCTTAATACTCCCACTTGCCATTCGTGAAGCGGAAAATTTCCGACACCTGTGTCTGCTCCACTTGAGAGAATGTTCCTTGCAGCGCCTCTTCTTTGGTTTTGCCAGTGCAGCGCAATTTTTCTTCATAGTACGTCAGGATGCCGACATACGGTGTGTCCGGTGACTCGGTTTTCTTCACGAGTGTGTAGCGCGGAGGAAGGTAGCCGGTGTATTCGGCGGAGAATCCATCCGCAGACTCGGTCACTTGCGCTTTCGTTTTGTGGAATTGTTCCGTCTCCTCGAGTTTTTTCATCCACTCGACCGTAAAGGTGTCGAACAAAGCGAGCGCAGCGTCTTCAGAGATAGCGACGACGACTACCGCCTCGGCTTCTGGAGTCGCTTCGGGAGTGGCTTTTGCTTGCGACTGCGATTTTGCCGCCTTCGCTGGCTTTGGTGCCGCCTTCGCTAGAGTTTTCGTTACCGTCTTGGCTTTCTTTTCCTCTGCGGTAGCGGACCCGAGTCCGCAGATGAGGGTGAGGATGACGAGACCGATCCCGATGCGTTTTCCTTGCTGTATGACTGTTTGCACGAGCAACCTCCTATCTGTCGGGCGACAGCGATACCAGAAAAGCGCGCTCGGAGAAAGAGGGCTCCACTCTCACGGATGAAGGAAACGAAGTACAGTCACAGAGAAAATGTGAGGTGCTGTCATTCTGAGCCGCAGCGGAGCGGAGGCGAAGAATCTCATGAAACGACAGGCGTAGGGCGAGATTCTTCGTCGCTTCGTTCCTCAGAATGACATCCCTCAGCATCCTTGTGTTTGTACATAGGTGGCCTACACCTCATGCGTGTCCACGTAATGCCGCTAACCCGGGCAGGTCTCCTGACTCCAAGAACTCGAGCGACGCTCCGCCTCCGGTAGAAATATGACTGATGCGGTTGGCGAGGCCGGCTTGCGTCAGTGCCGCTACGGTGTCGCCTCCGCCAGCAACGCTAAATCCTGTAGTCGCGGCCACGGCTGCGGCCACGGCACGGGTGCCAAC contains the following coding sequences:
- a CDS encoding insulinase family protein; amino-acid sequence: MKTWLIAIVALFSVCTTTAHAAPLGSRSTLDNGAILLVAERPGIPMAVMSITLKTGAAADPAGKEGVANLTAELLTRGTKKHTAQTLAEDLDFLGASLSVETDNETTTIALTSLTKNLEPALDLLAEVLLEPTFPPSELALKRKEIEGDLRSREEQPGWVAQRAFLAKLYAGHPYGRLVEGQPSTLATLIQANVKKFHQEYYRPNNAIIALAGDVSTAQATALLQKHLAAWKQAPITDIAWPTDPQASAARLTIDKKVSQANIILGHPAIARSNPDYYAIQLVNYILGARGTESRLMKRIREELGLVYHIGSTFVARKHAGPFMISFQTKNASTTQAVDESLQVLRQLISQGLTQEELEAARAYFVNGFPLRLVSNRDVANLLPVLEFYALGLDYPDRYAELMGQVTIEKIQAVAKTYLHPDQLLQVIVADLAAAGLDKKE
- a CDS encoding Glu/Leu/Phe/Val dehydrogenase, with protein sequence MAENAYANALQQFDRAVSYLNLKSGIVAYLRVPKRELTVNFPVEMQDGSVRIFTGYRVHHNTALGPTKGGIRYHSHVTLDEVRALAMWMTWKCAVVGIPYGGAKGAVICDPKALSLRELEKLTRRYATEISVLMNPQGDIPASDVGTGEREMAWIMDTYSMHRGYSIPAVVTGKPLVIGGSFGRSEATGRGVMVTTIEALKRKNIVLDGARVVVQGFGKVGAPAAYLTEERGAKIIAVSDVQGGIYNAKGLKAREVLKYMTAHGSIAGYAEAEPLTNAELLELDCEVLMPCAMENQVTAANAGRVRAKVIAEGANGPLTPEADDILNDKGVFIIPDILCNAGGVTVSYFEWVQDLQSFFWGEDEINERLRQILVRSFNQVLRVGYEYNVPPRIAAQIYAIQRVAEAVMIRGIYP
- a CDS encoding insulinase family protein — encoded protein: MIQVRRRFPGWLFLLFVLCAFLLHLGTAALAAAAATRTEQGWLVTEELLPNGLTVLILEDHRAPAVSLQVWYKVGSRNERLGITGISHLLEHLMFRGTPKYGPGEFSKLVQATGGTDNAFTSDDQTVYFENSAAPHIELLLSLEADRLVNLNLDETGFQAERKIVMEERRMRTTDDPGSDLLEQLSAAAYTAHPYGWPTVGWMNDLEAMTLDDVQKYRQIYYAPNNAILVIAGDVSPETLLPKVRAEFGKAQTNTPPPPVSAKEPPQRGERRVVLKRPASLPIYMAAYHTPNFEHADSFPLSMLSIILAGGRSSRLQLSLVEHKALALSADADYGRTSLDPALFFLSMRIAPGKKWQEAEAALYQEVEKAKTTLVGEKELQRAQNLVEASFIYGQDSLFYRAQQLGQYALLGDWKLIDKVIPGIRAVTAADIQRVAQTYLREENRTVGLLLPEGAPVRESSPTALGTRAVH